Proteins from a single region of Haloterrigena alkaliphila:
- a CDS encoding IS6 family transposase → MLADLLSENYEADLEESWENERTATPVRAFAVRLHQTGCSLRETTTILAELGVERSHGAVWNWVHRLADSGRDPPTASPSRVAVDETAVKINGEWSWLYAAIDIETKLILDVALFGRHGTDPAAAFLHRLAEKHDLSDVEFLVDQFGYRTALARLGLSGQVNYTDRNLIEKWFHTLKMRIDRFHNSWVGSRSSVREWLEQFMHYYNHQRPHQALDGKTPIEEVQN, encoded by the coding sequence ATGCTCGCAGACCTGCTCAGCGAGAACTATGAGGCGGATTTAGAAGAATCTTGGGAGAACGAGCGGACGGCGACGCCCGTCAGGGCGTTCGCCGTCCGCCTCCATCAGACCGGTTGTTCGCTTCGGGAGACAACAACGATTCTCGCTGAATTAGGCGTTGAACGCTCTCATGGTGCGGTTTGGAACTGGGTTCATCGGCTGGCTGACAGCGGACGCGACCCGCCGACGGCATCGCCGTCGCGGGTCGCTGTCGACGAAACCGCTGTCAAGATCAACGGCGAATGGTCTTGGTTGTACGCTGCAATAGACATCGAGACAAAGTTGATTCTCGATGTTGCGTTATTTGGGCGGCATGGCACCGATCCGGCGGCTGCGTTTCTCCATCGACTCGCGGAGAAACACGATCTCTCGGATGTTGAGTTTCTCGTTGATCAATTCGGCTACCGGACTGCCCTTGCTCGATTAGGTTTGAGCGGTCAGGTCAACTATACCGACCGAAACCTCATCGAAAAGTGGTTTCACACCCTCAAAATGCGTATCGACCGCTTCCATAATTCGTGGGTGGGCAGTCGGTCGAGCGTCCGCGAGTGGCTTGAACAGTTTATGCATTACTACAACCATCAGAGACCGCATCAAGCTCTCGATGGAAAGACCCCGATTGAGGAGGTACAGAACTAG
- a CDS encoding GNAT family N-acetyltransferase — MDVTEITSDEWTDHLPETGFDPFHTGEALEVIDRYADGNVRLFVGKRGEQPVGLFPLFVRDEGPLTFVMSPPPGLAVPRLGPVLMPTSPKQRKREKANQRFTEAVLERIDAADPLTAFGMVSTPEYTDPRPYSWNGLYVDARFTYAIDLAERGVEDVLNAFTSDLRSEIRKRNELDIDITVEGGNAARQVCADMKERHAEQGLSYPTPPSFSEDLVDSPDDRSRVYVARAPDGSYLSGITILYSNDEAIFWQGGAKANYQNVSVNSLLHWRIIEDILDDPELKSVERYDLGNAGVERISDYKSKFDAQLRSHYEVKSNLMRLAKKAYSAQRHLQGTDLSDIKTAVRQRYNGVSEKRPETLARFRS; from the coding sequence ATGGACGTAACGGAAATCACGTCCGACGAGTGGACCGATCATCTCCCCGAGACGGGGTTCGATCCCTTCCACACGGGGGAGGCACTCGAGGTGATCGATCGGTACGCTGACGGCAACGTTCGGTTGTTCGTCGGTAAACGCGGCGAACAGCCCGTCGGTCTGTTTCCCCTCTTCGTCCGCGATGAAGGGCCACTGACGTTCGTCATGTCTCCACCACCCGGACTCGCCGTTCCACGGCTGGGTCCGGTTTTGATGCCAACGAGTCCGAAACAGCGCAAACGGGAAAAGGCTAATCAGCGGTTCACCGAAGCCGTTCTCGAACGAATCGACGCCGCAGATCCGCTGACGGCGTTCGGAATGGTTTCTACTCCCGAATACACCGATCCTCGTCCGTATAGCTGGAACGGTCTGTACGTCGATGCTCGGTTTACGTACGCCATCGATCTCGCAGAACGAGGGGTAGAAGACGTGTTAAACGCGTTTACGAGCGATCTCCGCAGTGAGATCCGAAAGCGTAACGAACTCGATATCGACATCACCGTAGAGGGAGGGAATGCGGCTCGACAGGTGTGTGCCGATATGAAAGAGCGTCACGCCGAACAGGGACTCTCCTATCCCACCCCGCCGTCGTTTTCTGAAGACCTCGTGGACTCCCCCGACGATCGATCTCGAGTGTACGTTGCACGCGCTCCCGACGGGAGCTATCTCAGTGGCATAACCATCCTGTATTCGAACGACGAGGCGATATTCTGGCAGGGCGGAGCGAAAGCGAACTACCAGAACGTGAGTGTAAACAGTCTCCTCCATTGGCGGATTATCGAGGATATCCTCGACGATCCGGAATTGAAGTCGGTCGAACGCTACGACCTCGGAAATGCAGGTGTCGAACGAATCAGCGATTACAAGAGCAAATTCGACGCTCAACTCCGATCTCACTACGAAGTCAAATCGAATCTGATGCGTCTGGCAAAGAAAGCGTATTCCGCTCAGCGTCACTTGCAAGGGACCGATCTTTCGGACATCAAAACGGCGGTACGACAACGATATAACGGTGTGTCTGAAAAGCGCCCTGAAACGTTGGCCCGATTCCGATCGTAA
- a CDS encoding carboxylate--amine ligase yields MSKYFDEFSDEVTVVTPGFETIESVHDRIRLIEAAQNAGVPVPETNTIDEVTDWESEQIIKSRYNVLTEEYCDSYSERDFATAKRVKHLDAGERPDPETIREEMHHDPLVQEYVCSSDEYVFGALYDHGEPVTTFQHRQIRGESYTGGGGVYRRSIDIPELEAVGRTLLDHLEWHGPACIEYMRDAETDEFKLTEINPRLWQSLPCAVRAGADFPLDYWRLATGRPDSVDPEYETGVGSHLLYGELGYLSSVVNEESALVDRPSLFGAGLEILVSCCMDPHFDLLRYDDPRVFLSGLRYVLTETSRAVHSR; encoded by the coding sequence TTGAGTAAATATTTCGACGAGTTCAGCGACGAAGTCACGGTCGTCACGCCGGGGTTCGAAACCATCGAAAGCGTCCACGATCGAATTCGTCTGATTGAGGCCGCACAAAACGCCGGTGTGCCCGTTCCGGAAACGAACACCATCGACGAAGTCACCGACTGGGAGAGCGAGCAAATCATCAAATCACGGTATAATGTCCTCACGGAGGAGTACTGCGACTCCTACTCCGAACGCGATTTCGCGACAGCGAAACGTGTGAAACACCTCGATGCGGGTGAACGGCCGGATCCAGAGACGATCCGCGAGGAAATGCATCACGACCCTCTCGTTCAGGAGTACGTCTGCTCGTCGGACGAGTACGTCTTCGGTGCGCTGTACGATCACGGCGAACCGGTGACGACGTTCCAACATCGACAGATCCGCGGCGAGTCTTACACGGGCGGTGGCGGGGTCTACCGTCGGTCGATCGACATTCCCGAACTCGAGGCGGTCGGCCGCACGCTTTTGGATCACCTCGAGTGGCACGGACCCGCGTGTATCGAGTATATGCGGGACGCGGAAACCGACGAATTCAAACTCACCGAAATCAATCCCCGTCTCTGGCAATCACTTCCGTGTGCCGTCCGTGCGGGTGCCGATTTCCCCCTCGACTACTGGCGACTGGCGACGGGACGACCGGACTCGGTCGATCCCGAATACGAGACCGGTGTCGGAAGTCATCTGCTGTACGGCGAACTCGGCTATCTCTCGAGCGTCGTAAACGAAGAGTCCGCACTCGTGGATCGACCGTCTCTCTTCGGGGCCGGACTGGAAATTCTCGTATCGTGCTGTATGGATCCGCACTTCGATCTCCTCCGATACGACGATCCGCGTGTGTTCCTCTCCGGCTTGCGCTACGTTCTAACGGAGACCAGTAGGGCAGTCCACTCACGGTAG
- a CDS encoding class I SAM-dependent methyltransferase: MTRTQSDLKEQKEYFSSEELLEHYTSDATGGLSPEEREAITRYLPADGTRILDLGCGTGRTTTALERMGFDVVGVDFTESYIERARSLFPKPQFLVGDATTLPFDDEAFDGVVFLGLGFSTVLPEETRYTVLREIRRVLRPDKPVIFNTHNRLSTYVIREFSLEGVYEFLEFWAHNIWKKRLFSRYKSDTTVEDGPTDVYYIRPEYQKQQLRNCGFESVETVRPDGVLRSRFHHPHYIARKP, translated from the coding sequence ATGACTCGCACGCAGTCCGATCTCAAAGAGCAAAAAGAGTACTTCAGTTCGGAGGAATTGCTCGAACACTACACATCGGACGCGACGGGCGGATTGAGCCCGGAGGAACGAGAAGCGATCACGCGGTATTTGCCGGCCGACGGAACCCGCATCCTCGATCTCGGTTGTGGAACCGGTCGAACGACGACGGCCCTCGAACGGATGGGGTTCGACGTAGTCGGTGTGGATTTCACGGAATCGTATATCGAACGCGCCCGATCACTGTTTCCGAAACCGCAATTTCTCGTCGGCGACGCCACGACGTTACCGTTCGACGACGAAGCCTTCGACGGCGTGGTGTTTCTGGGTCTGGGATTTAGCACCGTTTTGCCCGAAGAAACGCGTTACACGGTCCTCCGAGAGATTCGACGCGTGTTGCGCCCGGACAAACCAGTTATCTTCAACACGCACAATCGCTTGAGCACGTACGTCATTCGAGAGTTCAGCCTCGAGGGCGTTTACGAGTTTCTCGAGTTCTGGGCGCACAATATCTGGAAGAAGCGGCTCTTCTCGCGGTACAAATCGGACACGACGGTCGAAGACGGTCCGACGGACGTTTACTATATTCGCCCCGAATATCAGAAGCAGCAGTTGCGAAACTGCGGCTTCGAGAGCGTCGAAACGGTGCGACCGGACGGCGTTCTCCGGAGTCGATTCCATCATCCCCACTATATCGCGAGAAAACCGTGA
- a CDS encoding DUF354 domain-containing protein — protein MGGATTSEVTTKDTGTTGSVVFGIEHPASVHLFRNAIEELRERGWDVHVFVLEKDIAVDLLERYDVPHTVLARYDGSKGGLVTSQLAYEYRLLKAARRIDPDVMVAQEGVAVSHVAPLAGSKSLVFLDTEHAKLQLRLLLPFADRICTATSFIGDISRRQVRYPYYHELAYLHPNRFTPDPAVFEDLHIDADDRFVVLRTVAWDAAHDIGEQGIDDPVALVEGLESMGAEVLITAEGELPARLEPYRTDVSPDAMHDLLYYAELFVGESPTMAAESAVLGTPAIYVGSLDLGYTNELDERYDLVYNLGSEDGAARSLELARGIFDEPDSTWETRRARLLEDKVDATSVILAEIEQMVDS, from the coding sequence ATGGGCGGGGCCACTACGTCGGAAGTGACGACGAAAGACACGGGAACGACGGGATCTGTCGTATTCGGAATCGAACACCCGGCTTCCGTTCACCTCTTTCGAAATGCGATCGAAGAACTCCGTGAACGGGGCTGGGACGTTCACGTATTCGTTCTCGAGAAAGACATTGCGGTCGACCTGCTCGAACGCTACGACGTTCCACACACGGTGCTCGCGCGCTACGACGGGTCGAAGGGAGGGCTGGTCACCTCGCAACTCGCGTACGAGTATCGACTCCTGAAAGCGGCCCGTCGAATAGATCCCGACGTCATGGTCGCACAGGAAGGCGTCGCGGTATCTCACGTGGCCCCGTTAGCCGGATCGAAGAGTCTGGTATTTCTCGATACGGAGCACGCGAAGCTTCAGTTACGCCTCCTGCTTCCATTCGCCGATCGGATCTGCACGGCGACGTCGTTTATCGGCGACATCAGTCGAAGGCAGGTCCGGTACCCCTACTATCACGAACTGGCGTATCTCCATCCGAACCGGTTCACGCCGGATCCCGCGGTGTTCGAGGACCTTCATATCGACGCGGACGATCGGTTCGTCGTCCTCCGGACCGTCGCTTGGGATGCTGCCCACGATATCGGCGAGCAAGGCATCGACGATCCGGTGGCACTGGTCGAGGGTCTCGAGTCGATGGGTGCCGAGGTACTCATCACTGCAGAGGGGGAACTACCCGCTCGACTCGAACCCTATCGAACCGACGTGTCGCCCGATGCGATGCACGATCTCCTCTACTACGCCGAGCTGTTCGTCGGAGAGAGTCCGACGATGGCCGCGGAGAGCGCCGTTCTCGGCACCCCCGCGATATACGTGGGATCGCTCGATCTCGGATACACGAACGAACTCGACGAGCGGTACGATCTGGTGTACAATCTCGGTAGCGAAGACGGTGCCGCAAGAAGCCTCGAGCTTGCGCGGGGAATTTTCGACGAACCGGATTCGACGTGGGAGACGCGTCGCGCTCGACTTCTCGAGGACAAAGTCGACGCTACGAGCGTCATTCTGGCAGAGATCGAGCAAATGGTCGACTCATGA
- a CDS encoding glycosyltransferase family 4 protein gives MRVAFVSSETVHHRDTETNRRLQTILEVLRDHGHDVHLFCARFWEDDSPVLERDDVTYHAVTDDPAARRSFCLRVPFDMAAAGPDIVHASARQPTVLLAAGWGVRFARAPLVAEWYGDEDIGDDRWTRLATGRGDRIVTPSELVATRVRERGADGDLVTTIPNPIDFDRIRSVTPGDRVDVVYSRRLDEGANLESLLLALAELRDRDWRTTVVGDGPERAAYERLASDLRIEDRITFVGERSLEERIAAYRGAHVFAQTAERCVFPTEMCWGLAAGCVGIVEYHADSSAHELVEGRERGFRTTSEEELADAILEAGDLEYRDVDDRFADYDRSAVAERYLEQYRTLQEEYGLL, from the coding sequence ATGCGCGTCGCGTTCGTCTCGAGCGAAACGGTCCACCACCGCGATACCGAGACGAACCGGCGACTCCAGACGATTCTCGAGGTGCTCCGCGATCACGGGCACGACGTCCACCTCTTTTGCGCCCGGTTCTGGGAGGACGACTCGCCGGTCCTCGAGCGCGACGACGTCACCTATCACGCCGTCACCGACGATCCGGCGGCCCGTCGGTCGTTTTGTCTGCGGGTTCCGTTCGATATGGCGGCGGCGGGCCCCGATATCGTCCACGCGAGCGCGCGGCAGCCGACAGTGCTGCTGGCGGCCGGGTGGGGTGTGCGGTTCGCGCGGGCCCCGCTGGTCGCCGAGTGGTACGGCGACGAGGATATCGGCGACGACCGGTGGACCCGTCTAGCGACGGGACGGGGCGACCGAATCGTCACGCCCTCGGAACTCGTCGCCACGCGGGTCCGCGAACGCGGGGCCGACGGCGACCTCGTCACGACGATTCCGAATCCGATCGATTTCGACCGCATTCGGAGCGTGACGCCGGGCGACCGCGTCGACGTGGTCTACTCTCGCCGACTCGACGAGGGCGCAAACCTCGAGAGCCTGCTGCTGGCGCTGGCCGAACTTCGCGACCGCGACTGGCGGACGACCGTCGTCGGCGATGGCCCCGAGCGAGCGGCCTACGAGCGTCTCGCGAGCGACCTCCGGATCGAGGATCGGATCACCTTCGTCGGAGAGCGGTCCCTCGAGGAGCGCATCGCGGCCTACCGGGGTGCCCACGTCTTCGCTCAGACGGCCGAACGCTGCGTGTTCCCGACCGAGATGTGCTGGGGGCTGGCCGCGGGCTGTGTCGGCATCGTCGAGTACCACGCCGACTCGAGCGCCCACGAACTCGTCGAGGGCCGGGAGCGGGGCTTTCGAACGACCAGCGAGGAGGAACTCGCCGACGCCATCCTCGAGGCCGGCGACCTCGAGTATCGGGACGTCGACGACCGCTTCGCCGACTACGATCGGTCGGCCGTCGCCGAGCGGTACCTCGAGCAGTACCGGACGCTGCAGGAGGAGTACGGCCTGCTGTAA
- a CDS encoding HIT family protein — translation MTDDCEFCRIVDGDRSAHVLAADDRTVAFLDENPAVTGHALVVPRVHCEELLTVDDATSAAVFETIRNVANALEATLEPDGFSVFHTSGPLVGTVDHAHVHLLPRTTDDGVSLSLTRDRLDHDEAAALTDRVRKKL, via the coding sequence ATGACCGACGACTGCGAGTTCTGTCGGATCGTCGACGGCGACCGGTCGGCGCACGTGCTCGCCGCGGACGACCGAACCGTCGCGTTTCTCGACGAGAATCCGGCCGTGACGGGCCACGCGCTCGTCGTTCCGCGAGTCCACTGCGAGGAGTTGCTGACGGTCGACGACGCCACGTCGGCGGCCGTCTTCGAGACGATCCGGAATGTCGCGAACGCGCTCGAGGCGACCCTCGAGCCGGACGGCTTCAGCGTCTTCCACACCAGCGGCCCGCTGGTCGGCACCGTCGACCACGCCCACGTCCACCTCCTCCCGCGGACGACGGACGACGGCGTCTCGCTGTCGCTGACGCGGGACCGACTCGACCACGACGAGGCGGCGGCGTTGACGGATCGCGTCCGAAAAAAACTGTAA
- the trpB gene encoding tryptophan synthase subunit beta — MTDETFEGYGGRYVPDSLQEPLEQLANAYDEVADTEEFRSELRGLLEEFAGRPTPIYHASNLSDRYGAEIYLKREDLLHGGAHKINNCLGQALLAKRAGRDRLIAETGAGQHGTATAMVGALLGLETEIYMGKKDAERQEMNVFRMRLMGAEVNEVTRGDEGLADAVDAALEDFAENVENTHYLVGSVVGPDPFPRMVRDFQSVIGREAREQFQERTGGLPDAAVACVGGGSNAIGLFHAFRDDPVDFYGAEGGGEGSDSSRHAAPLSSGTDDVLHGMKTRVLDDDVEVHSVSAGLDYPGVGPEHAMFRAVGRCEYTGITDEEALAAFRELSETEGIIPALESSHAIARAIQLAEEGDHETILVNLSGRGDKDMETAASKFDLSQ; from the coding sequence ATGACCGACGAAACATTCGAAGGCTACGGCGGACGATACGTTCCCGACTCGTTGCAGGAACCGCTCGAGCAACTCGCGAACGCGTACGACGAGGTCGCCGACACCGAGGAGTTTCGGTCGGAACTGCGCGGCCTGCTCGAGGAGTTCGCCGGTCGGCCGACGCCGATCTACCACGCGAGCAATCTGAGCGACCGGTACGGCGCGGAGATCTACCTCAAGCGCGAGGACCTGCTTCACGGCGGCGCCCACAAGATCAACAACTGTCTCGGCCAGGCCCTGCTGGCCAAGCGGGCCGGACGCGATCGACTCATCGCCGAGACGGGCGCCGGCCAGCACGGGACCGCGACCGCCATGGTCGGCGCGCTGCTGGGCCTCGAGACGGAGATCTACATGGGGAAGAAGGACGCCGAGCGCCAGGAGATGAACGTCTTCCGGATGCGACTGATGGGCGCCGAGGTCAACGAGGTGACCCGCGGCGACGAGGGACTGGCAGACGCCGTCGACGCCGCGCTCGAGGACTTCGCCGAGAACGTCGAGAACACGCACTACCTGGTGGGCAGCGTCGTCGGTCCCGACCCCTTCCCGCGGATGGTCCGGGACTTCCAGAGCGTCATCGGCCGCGAGGCTCGCGAGCAATTTCAGGAGCGCACCGGTGGGCTGCCCGACGCCGCGGTCGCCTGCGTCGGCGGCGGTTCGAACGCCATCGGGCTCTTCCACGCGTTCCGCGACGATCCGGTCGACTTCTACGGCGCCGAGGGCGGCGGCGAGGGGAGCGACTCGAGCAGACACGCCGCGCCGCTGTCCAGCGGGACGGACGACGTCCTCCACGGGATGAAAACGCGCGTCCTCGACGACGACGTCGAGGTCCACTCCGTCTCCGCGGGACTGGACTACCCCGGCGTCGGCCCCGAACACGCCATGTTCCGCGCGGTCGGGCGCTGCGAGTACACCGGGATCACCGACGAGGAAGCGCTCGCTGCCTTCCGCGAGTTGAGCGAGACCGAGGGGATCATCCCGGCGCTCGAGTCCAGCCACGCGATCGCGCGGGCGATCCAACTGGCCGAGGAGGGCGACCACGAGACGATCCTCGTCAACCTCTCGGGACGGGGCGACAAGGACATGGAGACCGCGGCGTCGAAGTTCGACCTCTCGCAGTAG
- a CDS encoding NADH-quinone oxidoreductase subunit D → MSDQRQREPEGIDPEYDHVRESGVDEERLESLLSEYTLRRDDHENAPAFVIRPDDVQAVLTLLRDEAGFDHLSCLTPQEYEDRYESILHLTKYENRTHEVTLVVQLPRDDPVCQTAEPVFRTADWHEREAYDLVGIEYEGHPNPRRILLPETWQGHPLSLEYDQEKPQLVSYTEHANPVQPDHHDDESDTMFLNIGPHHPATHGVLHLETVLDGETVVDVNPDVGYLHRCEEQMCQNGTYRHQIIPYADRWDYTANLPNEWAVARAIEDIADIEVPEYAQILRTMSVEFGRMLGHFLAVSTFALDVYGDFTAIFQYGMRDREVVQDILEDLTGQRMMFYYFRLGGVAWDLPEPREEWIEKCRDFLDELPAKVDEYHALLTGNEIFQRRTLGTGVLEPEVAKSYGCTGPVARGSGIDYDLRRDDPYGYYEHLDWDVVTEDGCDNHARVLVRMQEVEESAKIIEQCLELIEDWPEDERTVQSNVPRTLKPDAGTETYRAVEIAKGELGVYIRADGSNSPARFKIRSPCFHNLSALPEMSEGEYVADLIATLGSLDIVLGSVDR, encoded by the coding sequence ATGAGTGACCAACGCCAGCGAGAGCCGGAGGGTATCGACCCGGAGTACGACCACGTCCGCGAGAGCGGCGTCGACGAGGAGCGCCTCGAGTCGCTGCTCTCAGAGTACACGCTGCGCCGGGACGATCACGAGAACGCGCCCGCGTTCGTGATTCGTCCGGACGACGTGCAGGCGGTACTGACGCTGCTTCGCGACGAGGCCGGGTTCGATCACCTCTCGTGTCTCACGCCACAGGAGTACGAGGACCGCTACGAGTCGATCCTCCACCTGACGAAGTACGAGAATCGCACCCACGAGGTCACGCTGGTCGTCCAGTTACCCCGGGATGATCCGGTCTGCCAGACCGCCGAACCGGTCTTCCGCACCGCAGACTGGCACGAGCGCGAGGCGTACGACCTCGTCGGCATCGAGTACGAGGGCCACCCGAATCCGCGGCGCATTCTCCTGCCCGAAACCTGGCAGGGCCACCCGCTCTCGCTCGAGTACGACCAGGAGAAGCCACAGCTCGTCAGCTACACCGAACACGCCAACCCGGTCCAGCCGGACCACCACGACGACGAGTCGGACACGATGTTCCTCAACATCGGTCCGCACCATCCGGCGACCCACGGCGTGCTCCACCTCGAGACCGTCCTCGACGGCGAGACGGTCGTCGACGTGAACCCCGACGTCGGCTACCTCCACCGCTGCGAGGAACAGATGTGCCAGAACGGAACCTATCGCCACCAGATCATCCCCTACGCGGACCGCTGGGACTACACGGCGAACCTCCCCAACGAGTGGGCGGTCGCCCGCGCCATCGAGGACATCGCCGACATCGAGGTCCCCGAGTACGCCCAGATCCTGCGGACGATGTCCGTCGAGTTCGGCCGGATGCTCGGCCACTTCCTCGCGGTCTCCACGTTCGCGCTGGACGTCTACGGCGACTTCACCGCCATCTTCCAGTACGGCATGCGGGACCGCGAGGTCGTCCAGGACATCCTCGAGGACCTGACCGGTCAGCGGATGATGTTCTACTACTTCCGGCTGGGCGGGGTCGCCTGGGACCTCCCCGAGCCTCGCGAGGAGTGGATCGAGAAGTGTCGGGACTTCCTCGACGAACTCCCCGCGAAGGTCGACGAGTACCACGCCCTGCTGACTGGCAACGAGATCTTCCAGCGGCGGACGCTGGGTACCGGAGTCCTCGAGCCCGAGGTCGCCAAGTCTTACGGCTGTACGGGCCCAGTCGCCCGCGGCTCGGGCATCGACTACGACCTCCGGCGGGACGACCCCTACGGCTACTACGAGCACCTGGACTGGGACGTCGTCACCGAGGACGGCTGCGACAACCACGCGCGCGTCCTCGTGCGGATGCAGGAAGTCGAGGAGTCGGCCAAGATCATCGAGCAGTGTCTCGAGCTCATCGAGGACTGGCCCGAGGACGAGCGAACCGTCCAGAGCAACGTTCCCAGGACGCTCAAACCGGACGCGGGCACCGAGACCTACCGCGCCGTCGAGATCGCGAAGGGCGAACTCGGGGTCTACATCCGCGCCGACGGCTCGAACTCGCCGGCCCGGTTCAAGATCCGCAGCCCGTGTTTCCACAACCTCTCGGCGCTGCCGGAGATGTCCGAGGGCGAGTACGTCGCGGACCTGATCGCCACGCTCGGCAGTCTCGATATCGTGCTCGGCAGCGTCGATCGGTAA
- a CDS encoding acyltransferase, with amino-acid sequence MTKRYVSLPDEAESGMREFIDEVDRRLSSDEDTCSVVEDVLIDLSGDREAYERWRNGASVSAAERVRLQSYDPCNTTLESEYYAEKDEERFRRSKHLQWLWRQFDSLPIADNVEFALRFRRMLADHLFAECGDDCRFFKGITFTYGHNITIGDNTVVHDGVHLDDRGKLTIGDRVSVSDGVHVYSHDHDVVDQTAVRNYHTIVEDDVRLTYDAMVRAGCEVGENAIVGARGIVQHDIPAHHIAIGMPAKSVKIKPGWEDVATPVDEAGVNRQEQRRIEYDLPDDLEAFDEFGRDL; translated from the coding sequence ATGACAAAGCGGTACGTCTCGCTCCCCGACGAGGCGGAGTCCGGGATGCGCGAATTCATCGACGAGGTCGATCGACGGCTCTCGAGCGACGAGGACACCTGCTCGGTCGTCGAGGACGTCCTGATCGACCTCTCGGGCGATCGCGAGGCCTACGAGCGCTGGCGGAACGGCGCATCGGTCTCGGCGGCCGAGCGCGTCCGCCTGCAGAGCTACGACCCCTGTAACACCACCCTCGAGAGCGAGTACTACGCCGAGAAGGACGAGGAGCGGTTCCGCCGCTCGAAGCACCTCCAGTGGCTCTGGCGACAGTTCGACAGCCTGCCGATCGCGGACAACGTCGAGTTCGCCCTGCGATTCCGCCGGATGCTCGCGGACCACCTCTTCGCCGAGTGCGGCGACGACTGCCGGTTCTTCAAGGGGATCACGTTCACCTACGGCCACAACATCACGATCGGCGACAACACGGTCGTCCACGACGGCGTCCACCTCGACGACCGCGGGAAACTGACCATCGGGGACCGCGTCTCCGTCTCCGACGGCGTCCACGTCTACAGTCACGACCACGACGTCGTCGACCAGACCGCGGTCCGCAACTACCACACGATCGTCGAGGACGACGTCCGCCTCACCTACGACGCGATGGTTCGAGCAGGATGCGAGGTCGGCGAGAACGCCATCGTCGGCGCCCGCGGCATCGTCCAGCACGACATCCCCGCCCACCACATCGCCATCGGCATGCCCGCCAAGAGCGTCAAGATCAAACCGGGCTGGGAGGACGTCGCGACGCCCGTCGACGAGGCCGGCGTCAACCGACAGGAACAGCGTCGCATCGAGTACGATCTGCCCGACGACCTCGAGGCCTTCGACGAGTTCGGTCGCGACCTCTAG
- a CDS encoding DUF7577 domain-containing protein — MELWGWLVGYVALFALLHLLLYYMYVRRGDSDGAGSASFADPDRVSPPTSPGPDRYPAAVDDVDDSDDPEEDHELEFEGETIRCPHCGVRNEADQTFTYCWNCVSSLRQ; from the coding sequence ATGGAGCTCTGGGGTTGGCTCGTCGGCTACGTGGCGCTGTTCGCCCTCCTCCACCTGTTACTGTACTACATGTACGTCAGACGCGGCGACAGCGACGGCGCGGGGTCGGCCTCGTTCGCCGACCCCGACCGCGTGAGTCCACCCACCTCGCCCGGCCCCGACCGCTATCCGGCCGCCGTCGACGACGTCGACGACTCCGACGACCCGGAGGAGGACCACGAACTCGAGTTCGAGGGGGAAACGATTCGCTGTCCCCACTGCGGCGTCCGCAACGAGGCCGACCAGACGTTCACCTACTGCTGGAACTGCGTCTCGTCGCTTCGACAGTGA
- a CDS encoding HalOD1 output domain-containing protein: MHERRPSHPASQSRSPSVYRAVHDPDGPATLSTTVVHALADCLDVDVTEGRVTLYDAVDPDALDGLFRPRHDGRRRSGGTLAFTVRDHYVTVGSDGEILIEPPVRR; encoded by the coding sequence ATGCACGAACGACGCCCCTCACACCCCGCCTCGCAGTCCCGCTCTCCATCGGTATACCGCGCAGTACACGATCCGGACGGCCCGGCGACGCTCAGTACGACCGTCGTTCACGCGCTGGCCGACTGTCTAGACGTGGACGTGACCGAGGGTCGCGTCACGCTGTACGACGCCGTCGACCCCGACGCGCTGGACGGACTCTTTCGCCCGCGTCACGACGGCCGCCGCCGGAGCGGCGGCACGCTCGCGTTTACGGTTCGCGATCACTACGTGACGGTCGGGAGCGACGGCGAAATCCTGATCGAACCGCCCGTCAGGCGGTAA
- a CDS encoding PRC-barrel domain containing protein has translation MTEQTLTEADEGKRVLNTDGTEVGRLVDVHDGRGYIERDPSLTETISAKLGWGTRSEEAHPLDEGSIEEITADAVRLRGTL, from the coding sequence ATGACCGAGCAGACGCTCACCGAAGCAGACGAGGGAAAGCGGGTCCTGAACACCGACGGGACCGAAGTCGGTCGGCTCGTAGACGTCCACGACGGCCGCGGGTACATCGAACGCGATCCGAGTCTGACAGAGACGATCTCCGCGAAACTCGGCTGGGGGACCAGAAGCGAGGAAGCCCATCCGCTCGATGAGGGCAGCATCGAAGAGATCACCGCGGACGCGGTCCGTCTCCGCGGAACGCTCTGA